The DNA segment GGGACGGGGCAGTGAGGGGGTGAGGTGACGCGGGGGATGTCGGCTCGGCATTGCCGCGGGGTGGTTCGGGCGGGGGGTTGCGGTCGCCCGTGACTGGCGGCCGGTGAAGCTCAGGGGTCGGGGGAGGCCAGTTCGGCGGGAGGGCGGCGCGGTCGGGCCGGCGTCCGGTGCCTTCGTCTCCGCGTCTGCGGTGGCTCGGTGGTCGGCTACCGGGGCCGGGCGGGCGAGTGCCTGTCACCGGCAGAGTGGCGGAACGGCGCCCCGGCGCCGGCCGACCCGGACGAGGTCCTCGCAGGGACGAGCCCCGCTACAACCACCCCTGCTGCCGGGCCTCCCGCGTCGCCTCCATCCGGTTGCGCGTACCCGTCTTGCCGATCGCGGAGGACAGGTAGTTGCGGACCGTCGACTCGGAGAGGTGGAGCCGGGTCGCGATGTCGGCGACCGTCGCGCCGTCCGTCGAGGCGTTGAGGACGTCGCGTTCGCGGGCGGTGAGGGGGTTGGGGCCGGCGCTCAGGGCAGCCGCGGCGAGGGCCGGGTCGATCACCGTCTCGCCGGTCAGCACGCGGCGGACGGCGGCCGCCAGTTCCTCCACGGGGCCGTCCTTGACCAGGAAGCCGGCGGCGCCCGCCTCCATGGCCCGGCGCAGATAGCCGGGGCGGCCGAAGGTCGTCAGGATCAGCACCCGGCAGTCGGGGACCTGGTCGCGCAGCTCGGCCGCGGCGTCCAGCCCGCTGCGGCCGGGGAGTTCGATGTCGAGGAGAGCGACGTCCGGGCGGTGGGTGAGGGCGGCGTCCACGATCACGTCCCCGGCCCCCACCTGCGCCACGACCTCGATGTCCGGCTCCAGCCCGAGCAGTAAAGCGAGTGCCCCGCGCATCATGCCCTGGTCCTCCGCGAGCAGCACCCGGATGGACTTGGCGGGCCGGTGCTCCCGCGGCATCTCGTTCACGGGGCAAGAGTAGGGCGCCCGGGGTTCGGCGGACCGTCCCCGGTCAGCGCGAAAAGTGGTTGCCGAGCTGAGCCACGGGCGCGCCCGCCTCACCGGCCCCGACAGGGCCGGCAGCCGGTCGTGCCCGGGCGGCGGAGCCGCTGCCCGGTACCGCTCTGTGTCTCTGGGGGCGGTCGCCGCGCCGCCCCGGGCCCGCCTCACCGGCCCCGACAGGGCCGGCAGCCGGTCGTGCCCGGGCGGCGGAGCCGCTGCCCGGTACCGCCCCGTGTCTCCGGGGCGGTCACCGCATCGCCCGGGCCCGCCCCCACCGCGACCCACAAGGCCGGCAGCCGGTTCCGCCCAGGCAGCGGAGCCGCTGCCCGGTACCGCCCCGTGTCTCCGGGGCGGTCACCGCATCGCCCGGGCCCGCCCCCACCGCCACCCACAAGGCCGGCAGCCGGTCCCGCCCAGGCAGCGGAGCCGCTGCCCGGTACCGTCCCGCGCCTCCCCGGAGCGGTCAGTGCACCGCCCGCTCAGCCCGTCGGCACCAACTCCCTTTCCTCCACCGGCATTTCCGCTCGCACCAGGAACCCTTGACGCGGCCCCGGCCCCGCTGTCAGCGTGCCCCCGGCCGCGGAGAGGCGTTCCGTCAGCCCCCGCAGGCCCGTGCCGCCGATGCCCTCCCGGGGGGCCGTCAAGGGGTGCCGGAGCCGTCGTCGGTCACCGTCACGTGGACGCGCTCCACGTCGCCCGAGACCGTGATCTCGCAGTGGGCCGCGCCACTGTGCCGCAGGACGTTGGTGACCGCCTCGCGTACCACCCACCCCAGCAGGGCCTCCGTCTGCTGGGGGAGGGGAGGGCCGGACTGGTGGAACGCCGGGGTGATGCCCGCCGCCGCCAGGGCCGAGTGGGCGCGGTCCAGCTCCGTGGCCAGGCTGCCCCTGCGGTAGCCCGTCACCGCCTCGCGGATCTCCGTGAGCGCCTGCCGGCCCACGGACTCGATGTCGGCGACCTGGGCGACGGCCGCGTCCAGGTCCCGCACGGCCAGCCGCCGCGCCGCCTCCGACTTCACCACGATCACGGAGAGGGTGTGACCGAGCAGGTCGTGCAGGTCGCGGGAGAAGCGCAGGCGTTCCTCCTCGACCGCGCGCCGGGCCAGCTCCTCGCGGGCGGCGCGCAGTTCCCGTACCGCCTCGGACAGGGACAGGATCGCCGCCGTCACGATCGTCGAGATCCAGGTGGCGTAAGCGATGTCGAGGCCGCCCCAGCCGTCCTGCAGGAAGGCGACCAGGCCGGAGAGCACGGTCACCGCCGCCCCGGTCAGGCGCAGCCGCGGCATCCTTACGACCGCGCC comes from the Streptomyces sp. NBC_00443 genome and includes:
- a CDS encoding response regulator transcription factor; translation: MPREHRPAKSIRVLLAEDQGMMRGALALLLGLEPDIEVVAQVGAGDVIVDAALTHRPDVALLDIELPGRSGLDAAAELRDQVPDCRVLILTTFGRPGYLRRAMEAGAAGFLVKDGPVEELAAAVRRVLTGETVIDPALAAAALSAGPNPLTARERDVLNASTDGATVADIATRLHLSESTVRNYLSSAIGKTGTRNRMEATREARQQGWL